A single window of Halobacillus naozhouensis DNA harbors:
- a CDS encoding DUF2642 domain-containing protein → MGNLTESQANLLRLANQLSQGIMTSGVDSNVSLDLPGLDVDVDVDLGGDTPPDTPTPPATPDTLIEVLLRLRNEQVEITTPFGTVTGTLLVVRSDYVVVVEASGAQVLVRIEKIELVSEL, encoded by the coding sequence TTGGGAAATCTAACAGAAAGTCAGGCAAACCTATTGAGATTGGCGAACCAATTGTCACAAGGTATCATGACAAGTGGCGTGGATTCGAATGTTTCACTTGATTTACCAGGATTAGATGTCGATGTAGATGTTGATTTAGGAGGAGACACTCCTCCAGATACTCCTACACCTCCAGCAACACCTGACACACTAATTGAAGTATTGCTACGTTTACGGAACGAACAAGTGGAAATCACTACTCCATTTGGTACCGTTACCGGCACACTGTTGGTCGTAAGAAGCGACTATGTCGTAGTGGTGGAAGCTTCAGGAGCTCAAGTACTTGTCCGTATTGAAAAAATTGAACTAGTTAGTGA
- a CDS encoding YczE/YyaS/YitT family protein: MRLKLLFFALGLVLFSYGIAVAIKVQYLGIHPWDVLNIAFFEKFGLTIGVWNLIVGLLLVLVSLVVDRQYIRIGTLINALSVGPMIDLFLFIDIFPASSSTVMDVIVLLTGIILMGIGGGMYSAAGFGAGPRDGLMLSLSDKLGYSISKTRIAVESMVLMMGLLLGGPVFVFTFIYTFIQSPIFQLSFVKVNRFLKGISEVDQTNEKAKSL, translated from the coding sequence ATGAGATTAAAATTACTTTTCTTTGCACTGGGTCTTGTTTTATTTAGTTATGGAATTGCAGTAGCGATTAAAGTGCAGTACCTCGGGATTCACCCTTGGGATGTATTGAATATAGCCTTTTTTGAAAAGTTTGGTCTTACTATAGGGGTTTGGAATCTGATTGTTGGACTCCTGCTTGTACTTGTGTCCTTAGTCGTCGATCGTCAATACATAAGAATTGGCACATTGATCAATGCCCTTTCTGTCGGACCTATGATTGACCTGTTTTTATTCATTGATATTTTCCCGGCATCGTCCTCAACAGTAATGGATGTCATAGTTTTATTAACAGGAATTATTTTAATGGGTATTGGAGGGGGTATGTATTCCGCGGCGGGGTTTGGGGCAGGACCGCGAGATGGACTCATGTTATCGTTATCAGATAAACTCGGTTATTCTATTAGTAAAACTAGGATCGCTGTGGAGAGTATGGTATTAATGATGGGACTTTTGCTAGGGGGACCTGTTTTCGTATTTACGTTTATCTATACATTTATTCAAAGCCCGATTTTCCAGCTTTCTTTTGTAAAAGTAAACAGGTTTTTGAAGGGGATTTCAGAGGTGGATCAAACGAATGAAAAAGCAAAGTCACTATGA
- a CDS encoding NADP-dependent glyceraldehyde-3-phosphate dehydrogenase, with the protein MLTISVTVTKEKEVYSVTGNEELGSFPLYSQEEVDHSIQKANQAQKKWAKTEVYKRADILHDWADRLAAKKEQIGEMISKEVGKNRSSAVKEVVRTADLIRYTAEEGCRIHGDMLRGDSFRGGSSKKMAMVEREPLGVVLAISPFNYPVNLAASKIAPALMAGNAVVFKPASQGALSGQLMIEALLETELHHDTVQCITGKGSEIGDFLVTHPQVSMITFTGSTATGQSISKKANMIPVVLELGGKDPAIVLDDADLDLAADQIVSGAFSYSGQRCTAIKRVLVDEKVADKLSEKIAQKVDGLTVGNPEDDAVVTPLIDPNAADFVQGLIDDALQNGAELVTGNKREGNLIYPTLLDHVLPHMKVAWEEPFGPVLPIIRVQDEADLVSIANESDYGLQASVFTANVQKAMDIGAKLNVGSVQYNAKTERGPDHFPFLGAKNSGLGSQGIRRSIESMTRDKLFVLNM; encoded by the coding sequence GTGTTGACTATTAGTGTTACAGTCACAAAGGAAAAGGAAGTTTATTCAGTAACTGGAAATGAAGAGCTCGGCTCTTTCCCGTTGTACTCTCAAGAAGAGGTGGATCATTCGATTCAAAAAGCAAATCAAGCTCAAAAGAAATGGGCGAAAACAGAAGTATATAAACGGGCTGATATTCTACATGATTGGGCTGACCGTCTAGCCGCTAAAAAAGAGCAAATCGGTGAAATGATCTCTAAAGAAGTTGGGAAAAATCGTTCTTCTGCAGTAAAAGAGGTTGTCCGAACAGCTGATTTAATCCGTTACACAGCTGAAGAAGGCTGTAGAATCCACGGGGACATGCTGAGAGGAGATTCTTTCCGCGGAGGAAGTTCTAAGAAAATGGCTATGGTCGAACGCGAACCGCTTGGCGTTGTATTAGCAATTTCTCCATTTAACTATCCTGTCAACTTAGCAGCCTCAAAAATTGCCCCAGCTTTAATGGCAGGGAATGCCGTCGTATTCAAGCCTGCTTCACAGGGTGCATTAAGTGGTCAATTAATGATTGAAGCCCTGCTTGAGACAGAACTTCACCATGACACCGTCCAATGTATAACTGGGAAGGGTTCAGAGATTGGCGATTTTCTTGTTACTCACCCACAAGTGAGTATGATTACATTCACCGGAAGTACTGCCACAGGTCAATCCATTTCTAAAAAAGCAAATATGATCCCTGTTGTTCTCGAGTTAGGAGGTAAAGACCCTGCAATTGTTCTCGATGATGCCGATCTTGATCTGGCTGCAGATCAAATTGTCAGCGGGGCTTTTTCTTACTCTGGACAGCGATGTACCGCCATCAAACGAGTATTAGTCGATGAGAAAGTAGCAGATAAACTGTCAGAGAAAATTGCACAAAAAGTTGATGGACTAACTGTTGGAAACCCAGAAGATGACGCTGTCGTTACACCATTGATCGATCCCAATGCGGCTGATTTTGTACAAGGATTAATTGATGATGCCTTACAAAATGGAGCAGAACTTGTTACAGGTAATAAACGTGAAGGCAATTTAATTTATCCTACACTGCTTGATCATGTACTCCCTCACATGAAGGTGGCTTGGGAAGAACCTTTTGGGCCAGTACTGCCAATCATTCGTGTACAGGATGAAGCTGATCTTGTTTCCATCGCTAATGAGTCAGATTATGGCCTGCAAGCCAGCGTTTTTACAGCAAACGTTCAAAAAGCCATGGACATTGGGGCAAAACTAAACGTCGGTTCCGTACAATATAATGCGAAAACTGAACGTGGACCCGATCATTTCCCCTTCCTCGGTGCTAAAAACTCCGGCCTTGGTTCACAAGGAATCCGCCGCAGCATCGAATCCATGACAAGAGACAAACTATTCGTACTTAATATGTAA
- a CDS encoding DMT family transporter → MKRIYFMIMLVMMLWGFNVSAIKVLVSAVDPILLTSVRIFTAGIAVLVVLAFMGILRMPTKKEVWIIFYISIFNVIAHHSFMALGLLYTSGVNAGLIVGMGPLLTMVLSTLLLSKKVTYFKSFGFALGFVGVIITTLTGAGGMTTVSIGDVMVFISIAVQAFSFILISKLNPGLDPRLLTGYMMVIGSVFIFITSLFVESNPAQIFKLVDGQLILIFLFSALICTAFGHMVYNFAIKQVGPSESAIFINFNTFFALVGAALFLNESITISHIIGLVLIVCGVLIGTGAFEFLIKRSRRRARSA, encoded by the coding sequence ATGAAAAGAATCTACTTTATGATCATGCTCGTCATGATGTTGTGGGGATTTAACGTCTCTGCCATTAAAGTGCTTGTATCAGCTGTTGATCCCATTCTTCTGACCTCGGTCAGAATTTTCACGGCAGGGATTGCCGTGTTAGTGGTTCTGGCCTTTATGGGAATTCTGCGAATGCCGACAAAGAAGGAAGTCTGGATTATTTTTTACATTTCTATATTTAATGTAATTGCTCACCACAGTTTCATGGCACTCGGTCTCCTGTATACCTCCGGTGTTAATGCGGGGTTGATTGTTGGGATGGGGCCATTGCTTACGATGGTGTTGTCGACATTATTGTTAAGTAAAAAAGTGACCTACTTCAAGAGTTTTGGCTTCGCACTGGGATTTGTCGGGGTAATAATTACGACTTTAACTGGGGCGGGTGGGATGACAACTGTATCGATTGGTGATGTCATGGTGTTTATTTCGATAGCTGTGCAAGCATTCAGCTTTATTTTGATCAGTAAATTGAACCCGGGTCTTGACCCACGTTTGCTAACAGGATACATGATGGTGATCGGATCGGTATTTATTTTTATCACGAGTTTATTTGTGGAATCGAATCCAGCACAGATCTTTAAACTCGTGGATGGTCAGTTAATCTTAATCTTCCTGTTTAGCGCCCTCATTTGTACAGCTTTTGGTCACATGGTTTATAACTTTGCCATCAAGCAGGTCGGACCGTCTGAATCAGCTATATTTATCAACTTTAATACATTTTTTGCATTGGTTGGAGCCGCTCTGTTCTTAAATGAATCGATTACCATCAGTCATATTATTGGTCTGGTATTGATCGTATGCGGCGTGTTAATTGGGACAGGTGCTTTCGAATTTCTGATTAAACGAAGTAGAAGACGGGCCCGTTCTGCTTAA
- a CDS encoding ABC transporter substrate-binding protein, with translation MTKKLGLFIVLLLLVIMAACNKSDQEVKDSKAESESERSVTVDTGLGEQTIQGVPQRVVVLEWTYVEHMLPLGIKPVGVSDVEGYNKWINVGAPLPESTKDVGTRAEPNLEAIARLKPDLIIGAKYRHEAIIEELESIAPTVLFAPYSEEGVENQYQHMLNEFDTVAKIFDKQKEAETVKQQLEQTFEEQGRRIEEAGLSDIKAVVTQAFTSQNSPIMRLFTDNSVVAGVLEQMGVDNAVEVEKPQVYGFISSSVEALQNYQNAHFFYLVQEDDNIFTNQFADNPAWTNLEFVKEDRTYELPGDMGTFAGPLSAERLAVEVADALVEK, from the coding sequence ATGACGAAGAAACTTGGGCTGTTTATCGTATTACTTTTACTAGTTATAATGGCAGCTTGTAATAAAAGTGATCAAGAAGTAAAAGACAGTAAAGCGGAAAGTGAGTCTGAACGTTCTGTAACAGTTGATACAGGATTGGGAGAGCAAACAATCCAAGGCGTACCGCAAAGGGTTGTAGTTCTCGAGTGGACTTATGTGGAGCATATGCTGCCATTAGGAATTAAACCTGTCGGTGTATCAGATGTAGAAGGTTATAATAAATGGATCAACGTAGGCGCACCGCTCCCTGAATCTACAAAAGATGTGGGGACGCGGGCAGAACCAAACCTAGAGGCCATTGCACGATTAAAGCCAGACCTCATCATTGGTGCAAAATACCGTCATGAAGCAATTATAGAAGAACTGGAATCGATAGCCCCTACTGTATTATTTGCTCCTTATTCAGAAGAAGGAGTGGAAAATCAATATCAGCATATGTTGAATGAATTTGATACAGTAGCCAAAATTTTTGATAAACAAAAAGAGGCCGAGACAGTCAAGCAGCAGTTAGAGCAGACGTTTGAAGAACAGGGGAGACGGATTGAAGAAGCTGGATTATCTGACATCAAAGCCGTAGTTACTCAGGCTTTTACATCCCAAAATTCGCCGATTATGAGGCTGTTTACAGATAACTCTGTGGTAGCAGGGGTATTAGAACAAATGGGAGTAGATAACGCCGTGGAGGTTGAAAAGCCACAGGTTTATGGATTTATTTCGTCTTCTGTAGAAGCGCTGCAAAATTACCAAAATGCCCATTTCTTTTATCTCGTTCAGGAGGATGACAACATCTTTACGAACCAATTTGCGGATAACCCTGCTTGGACGAACCTTGAATTTGTAAAAGAGGATCGCACATATGAACTTCCTGGTGATATGGGGACATTTGCAGGGCCTTTATCTGCTGAACGGTTAGCGGTTGAAGTTGCCGATGCATTAGTGGAAAAATAA
- a CDS encoding SDR family oxidoreductase — translation MDLDLNGKSVVVTAASKGLGKATALEFAKEGAHVLLSSRSEDELRKTQTEIKESSGNPHVSYIVCDVTNPEQIKRLARTAAEWNGTIDVLINNAGGPPAGTFADFEDQDWNHAYELNLLSFIRTIREVLPFMKKKQSGRIINIASSSIKQTLDNLILSNTFRAGIVGLSKSLSQELAKDNILINTVGPGRIATDRVASLDEKNAENLGVTPEEIREKAEKSIPMGRYGEPEEFAKAVVFLASGGNTYLTGQSLVIDGGLVKAL, via the coding sequence ATGGACTTGGACTTAAATGGAAAGTCGGTCGTGGTCACAGCAGCGAGCAAAGGCCTGGGGAAGGCCACCGCATTAGAGTTTGCAAAAGAAGGAGCGCATGTTTTACTATCGAGCAGAAGTGAGGACGAGCTAAGAAAGACGCAAACTGAGATCAAGGAAAGTAGCGGGAACCCACATGTCAGCTACATAGTGTGTGATGTAACGAATCCTGAGCAAATTAAACGTCTGGCACGAACTGCTGCTGAGTGGAATGGAACGATTGATGTGTTAATTAATAATGCGGGAGGGCCTCCAGCAGGAACTTTTGCTGACTTTGAAGATCAAGACTGGAATCATGCATATGAGCTAAACTTGTTAAGCTTTATCAGGACAATCCGGGAAGTACTGCCTTTTATGAAAAAGAAACAAAGCGGTAGAATAATTAATATTGCTTCTTCTTCTATTAAACAGACATTGGATAATCTGATCCTGTCGAATACATTCCGGGCGGGAATTGTAGGATTATCGAAAAGTCTGTCTCAGGAGTTGGCTAAGGATAATATTTTGATCAATACTGTAGGGCCGGGCAGGATTGCCACGGACCGTGTAGCTTCACTTGATGAGAAGAATGCTGAGAATTTAGGTGTAACGCCTGAGGAGATTAGAGAAAAAGCGGAGAAATCGATACCGATGGGACGTTATGGGGAACCTGAGGAGTTTGCGAAAGCAGTTGTTTTTCTTGCATCAGGCGGGAACACATATCTGACAGGTCAATCTCTTGTGATCGATGGCGGATTAGTAAAAGCACTTTAG